The Dromaius novaehollandiae isolate bDroNov1 chromosome 19, bDroNov1.hap1, whole genome shotgun sequence genome contains the following window.
TGAGCTCGTTTTGGCAGATCTGTGAGTGAACTTcgaggggaaaaggaggaaaagtgaACCAGGTGCACGTGGAGGGCTTGGAGGCCTGTAAACCAATATTGTTCCCTCTTTGTGTCATGGTAGAGAGATGCAGTGTTTTGGATGCTGCTAATGACCTCTCTAAGCTGCTGCTTCAGTACCTTTTCTTTCCGCATTTGTGCATTTCTTCTCACTAAAGCTGGCAGCTCTTAAAGCTGATACCAGCCATTGCAAGCGAGAGGCCCCCGGCGTcgcaggctgggagctgctgtggcTCCAGGGACGCGGGTTATGTGTTATGAAGCAGATAACTACACGGGAAACCCTCCAGAAGCAAACTGATGGCCGGTGCTTTGGATCACTTCCCCAGCTATTGATATCAATGCTTCGGATATCAAAGCCTTGTTCCGGCGCAGCCAGGCTCTGGAAAAGTTGGGGAAGTTGGACCAAGCATTCAAAGATGCTCAGAAATGTGCTACCATCGAACCCCACAACAAAAACTTCCAGGAGACCCTGAGGCGACTGGGAGCTGACATCCAGGAGAAGGTAAATGCTATGGAAACAGTCCCAGATTCACAGACCAGAAAAGCAGGTGTGGGACATTTGAGGGAAATCCTTGCTCTGGGATGCAGATTATTGGTCACATTGAAAATTTTTAACAGTGGAAGGAGATAAATGGGCTCTGTTAACTGGAGTCTCATGCCTGAAGCATGTAAATCTGAGGGTCAGACTCAGTGGTTCAATTAAGCGTGGCAGCCAGGTCCTGAGTCTGAGATGGGCAATGTTACTTCCTGAGAAGTGGAGCCCATTTTTTTAGGCAGCTTAGATTGCCTGCAGTTTTGAGGTCTGTGGTTTCCTTGGAGTGATGCGGGAAGATTCCCCCTGGATCTTCTGCCTCTCCGATTTCCCGTGTGCTCTCCTGTGTTGGTACAGCTGCGCATTCAGTTCTCCACGGACATGCGGGTGCAGAAGATGTTTGAAATTCTGCTGGATGAGAACAGCGAGAAAGAAAAGCGCGAAAAGGTGAGAACTGCCCCAGGCTTGACAAAACAGCTGTTTAATGCCAAGCGCGAAAAGGTGAGAACTGCCCCAGGCTTGACAAAACAGCTGTTTAATGCCAGAGGCACGCCGCGGAGCAGCGGGCTGCgttcccttccctgccctccccagacGGAGGATGAGGTAAGGAGCAAGGAGGGGAACCGAACTTGCAGAGACACCTCGCAGAGATGTCCAAAGAGGCATCACCCTTGTGCCAGGGGAAGCTGACCGACCTCCCAAAATACAGAAGCTGGGCTCAGACAGAGTTTCCTTTCGGAGCTGGGCTGCTCAGGCCCACCTCTGCCACCATCCCCATCTTCCCCTCCAAGTAGTGACCCGCTTTTCTCAAGAGGAGCAAAGTCAGTCCTCAGATGTCCCTGGAGAAACTGCCTGCCAGGGTCAGAGCTTGTCCACTGTAGCTGTCAGGTGAGGGCCACCCTGCAGCTCCCACCAGGGCATCTCCACATCTCGCTGTCAGGACCAATTCTTAGTTATTGCTAGCAATGGTCAAGGATGGAGGGGAGGCAAAAGAGAGCAGATATTTTGCAAGAAGTTCATAACCTTCTGTCCAGTTTCTGTGCTGTTCCTGAAGCTGTTTCAGGAGGAGAGGATCATGCTTCATAACATTGTCCTGAACTTTTGCAGCTCCTCCTGCGACCAATGCTCCCTAGAGCTGCACAGATGCATTTTGGAGGCTGCCAGCAGGGCCGTGCTGCTAACTCCAGGTCGCTAACTCCTGGTTGCTGTCTCCTCTAGGCTGCAAACAACCTCATAGTCCTTGGGCGGGAGGAAGCAGGCGCAGAGAGGATATTCCAGAACAACGGGGTCaacttgctgctgcagctgataGAAACCAAAAATGCTGAGTTGATCCTGGCAGCTGTGAGGACGCTTTCCGGCATGTGCACGGGACATAAAGCTCGAGTAAGCAACGGGGCCCTTTTAGGACTTTCACTGCTATTTCCATGCAACTGGGGGAACGGAAGATCACAGCGGTTCacaatgtgtttgtgtgtagtggcgatttcttcttttccctctgatTCTTGCAGGAAAAGTTGAAATTCTATGATTGAAAATTTGAATTCTTGGGGGCGGGGGGCACAAATGAGCAAGTGGGAAACTACAAAGTACAGAAAGTGTCAGGACTGTGCTCTTGATCTCCAGGGTCAGAGCTGTGCATGTTCCCTGCAGTGCCTTACATGTGCACTTGTGAAACAAGGCTTATGATGAGTCCTTACCAGGTGAGTGGTGGTCAGCAAGGCTGGATCCTCTGAGAAACCTGAGTCCCTCATCGCAGGCTGTAAAGAAGCAACAAGTCGCACAGTCTCTGCAGCCTTCAGGAAAGTTATCCAAGACTCCTTAGGTGAAGAAAAACAGGGAGGATTTGGAAGAAAGTAAAGATTGCTGGAAAGGATCCCAAGTCACGGTGCTCCCTGAATCAGATTTTATGTTACTCCAGACCAAGACAGTTTTTGTAGTGTAAAATGGCTCATAGAAAGCCCTGTCTGTCAAATGGCTGGAAGCAGGGGATAGACACATGCGAATGTATGTATTGGTGTGACTGTACAAAGGAGAGATAGGGGGACCTGGGACACAATAAAAGATAAATACACCAGATAAAAATCCAGTGTGGTAGGGacccattttctctttctgaagcattGGGTGTTGTCACATGCCAAAGGCTGTGTTGCAAAGCCCTGTAGGTCCGTGCATTTCCGAACATGCCTCCCCAAGTCACTGATGTCACCATGCGCAGGAATGCACTGCGTGACGACACTGGGTTTGCTGCAAGCAGGATGGGGTTCTTGCTCTAAACAGGCTCTTTGTTGTTAACAGCCCTTGTGCAAAGGCCTCTTCAAAATCTGACCACGCTCATCTCAACAACCTGGCTGCAATAGCACATTATGACTGTCAGCTCTGGATTTTAGGAGTTGTCTTACTAGAAATGAAGATACGGCTGATAAGCAAAACTCCCTGTACAGACTTGGGATTCACACAGGAAAACACTTGCTTTGTGCAAGCCAAGCTTCACTTTTCTAAAGGGTACAGGAAGGATCAGCTTATACCTCTCCCTAACggctgctctgctctctcctctctgGGGCCAGGCCACCGCAATTCTCCATTACCTAGGCATCGACAGCATTTGTATGTGGATGTCGGTAGACAACGAAGAAATCTCCCTGGCTGTCTGCAACCTCCTGCAGAGCATCATTGACTGCTTCCTGGGCGAGGGGCAAGAGGAGCATCACGGCAAGGAGGAGGCCCTGGTGTTAGGTAATGGTGCATGACCAAACGGGCATCGGACGAGGAGTGAGGAGGGCAGGGCTCTGCACCTGGCATGTCCCTCCTATTCCTCCTCCTCTGGGGAACTGGCTATAATTTCTAGCCACGATGGTGCAGCACCCAGTgaggctgcagccctggaggTGCTGTGTAGGCAGTCGCGAAGGAACAGATTCGCTCGGGGCGCACTGAAAACCAGATAATGGCTCGCGAGCGCAGCTGCCAACTCCTTCCTCAGCTGCTCTACCACAATGTGCGCACAGTTCTCGTCCTCACTGTTACTTTAAATACATATGTTCCAGTCATGCAATGCCTTTGAATGGTTTTCAGTGGGTTCCCTAGCTTTCAGGGGAGGCTTCTAACTGGCTGGTGCTGCCTTGATTCTGCGCAGATACTAAAAAAGATTTGAGGATGATCACAACGCATTTGCTGGATATGTTGGTCAGTAAGAAAGTATCGGGGCAAGGACGAGATCGAGCCCTCAACCTCCTCAACAAGAATATACCGAGGAAGGATCCGAAGGACCATGACAACAGTAGGACCACCTTTGTCATCGACAATGGTGAGTCCTTCCCTTCCATCCTCACGCTGGTTTGGGAGACATGGAACTGTATAATCTTACCTGAATACCTGTAAAACTGTTCCTCTGTTTTTTATTGGTGGATGCAAGCCTGGAGCAGAGACTGCTGGAATAGCTGGAAACAGCTCTAAAACCGAGAGCAAAACCTGTGTATGAGAATAAGAAGAATTTTTGTGTCTAATGGATTAGCTCCAAAGAACTTCTCCAGTTTATTGTAATGTGTTTGCTAACGTTTGGAGGATTTGGCTTGGATGGGTTGTTCAGTTTGGGTAGGACAGATGAACAACTGCAGACCCAGTTTCTTAAACGGGTCATTTCAAAGCTGGAGGGAGACAAGGGATTTGTGTGGGGTGTGTGTTTTATATTAGTTCTATTGCATATATTACTATTTTAGTAGAAGTTATTTAATAATGCTTGCAATGAAAGAAGGCTTAAGACATTCACAATTGCTTGGGAGCCACTGACTTTTCCCCAGTCAAAGCCTTCCAGGCTGGGTTTAATGCTTCATTACAATAATGACTGATCTAGCTTGGGACCAAATGCACAAGTTTGCTTATTTTATTCTGAGAGCTGAATAAGCACTTGATGCTGCAAACCTGTAACCTCAAAGCAGAACCTCCTGCTCAATAAATATAAGCCTTAGACAAAGATTCTCAGATGTAATTAGGCTGTAAAGGAATTGAAAACTGCCCAAGCTGGATATTTCATTGCAAGAAACCACAAATTTGTAGCTTGAATTTTGTACAGACCCTCTTCCCTCTGAAGCCCTATTACTTCATTATGTTTCCAGGCTTAAAAAAGATACTGAAGGTGGTGGGCCAGATTCCTGAGATGCCTGACTGCCTGCCGTTGACAGAGAACACCCAGCTGACTGCGTCTGTCCTCCTAAATAAACTCTATGATGACCTGCGCTGCGATCCAGAGCGTGACAATTACCGGGTGATCTGCGAAGAGTACATCAAGTGAGTCAGGGCTGGCTTACTGCGACCGAGCAAGCCCAGAGGCAGAGGAGTAGGAGGTTTTAAAGAGATGAGGCACTTTCAATCCATTTAGATGCCTAATTGAGGCCTTGGGAGATGATGTGATTTGCCTGTGATCCTGTAGAATACTTCAGCTGAGAATAGAAAGCATGTCCAGATCTTCACATTGTACTCCTACCTGCTGGATTGCAACCTCTGTGTCAATTTGGGTGCAGCTGTGTCCCAAATACCTGTATTTTTCACCAGCGGAGTTCAGTTCAGCAGAGAAACAAGGGATCTGTTATCCTCTTGAGACAAAACTACCCTCTGAATCCCTGCTTCCACTGCCTGAGCTCAGCAGAAGGGATCCCTCTGGCAAACTGAACATCCCTCAGAACCTCGTCCCACCTTTCACCCATGCTCCAGCTCTCCTGTGGGGAGTGGTAGCAATGGATCCAGTTTGCAAATTGCCTCCAATCTGATGGAGGATGTCCCCTGTGCTGCACAGGGGAATGAGAAGAGCAAGCAGCCACTGTGAACCACATGCTGACTCCCTCTATCCCATGCAGGAGCAAAATCGACCCTCAGGACATGGATAAGACACTCCATGCCATCCAGATAGTGTCTGGAGTACTGCAAGGGCCCTTTGACTTGGGCAACAAGCTGCTAGGCATGAAAGGAGTCATGGAGATGATGGTTGCCCTGTGTGGGTCTGAGAGGGAGATTGACCAGCTGGTGGCTGTGGAAGCCCTCATCCATGCCTCCACCAAACTGAGTCGGGCCACCTTCATCATCTCCAATGGGGTGACACTCCTGAAGGAGATCTACAAGAAGACCAAGAATGAGAAGATCAAAATTCGAGCCCTGGTGGTAAGGATGTCTGCAGCCTGCCTTTTTACTGCCTGCCGGTGCTCACCACCTTGTCTCTGGacttgggagaggaggaaggtcTTGGGAGCGTGTCAGGGTCTCTCACCTTCAGCTGGGGAATGGTTTATGGTGCTTCTGCCTccaagcagagaggagagggcagaccAAGAGAATAGGGATTATGGGTAACTTTGAAGGCAAAACAGGTTAATCTTCCATTAAAGACATCTAATCAGAACACAAAATCTGAACTTTGCTGTGCTACAAGCTGAAAAATCTACCATGTATTAggatgtttgtttttcctcttaagGTTAGACCTGACTTCAGTCGTTAGACAAGGGATTTGGCTGGTTTTGAGCAGCCGTGCTATGGGACTAATGAGCTTTTCTAGCTAGAGTATTCTCTTTCTCCTCAGGGTCTCTGCAAGTTGGGCTCAGCAGGAGGCACTGATTATGGGCTACGGCAGTTTGCTGAGGGGTCCACTGAAAAGCTAGCCAAGCAGTGTCGAAAGTGAGTGATTTcacctttttccccttctgttgtTCCAGTCTTTGCAAAATACAGTATGCTCTTTCCCCTGCCCACACATTGCCTTCATTGGCTATCGCTGCCTGACAGCTGGTAATGCCCACGAAGCAGTTGTATTCGGTACCTGGAGCTTTTCTGTGCTTCAATCAGCCATACGTTCTTCCTGCCTCATTGCTACTCAAGATCCAGATAAGCCTTATCCCTcactcccttcccaagaaggacAGCAGAGATGGCCCCTCCCTCTTTGCCCAAGTGGTACAGGCTAATCAGGTGCTTTCTATAATATGCACAAGTACCTCTTAAGGGTGAATTTACCCAGTGAACTTATCAAGGGGTTGGCATGAAGTCAGGATGTGACTGTTGCTATTAGCACTAGACAGCAGGGCATCCTGTGATGGGCAAGGCAAAGCGGTGTTGAGTAGCTGTCCTGGTCCACGTTCCCCTGCAGCCTTTAGATCCATCAAGAGGGCCATGGGAACATGTCCTGTCTCAGGGGAAGCACCTATGGTCTTTAGGAGCTGCAGCAGAACTGAATGCAGGTTCAGGCCTGAAACTGTTCTTGGTGcctctttgtttttcctcccccctttcccaGACAAAATCACTCCTCGCTCTTGAGGCAGCACTATAGATGTTTCTTGTCTTTGTTCTAGATGGCTGTGCAACACCAGCATTGATACCCGCACCAGGAAGTGGGCTGTGGAAGGGCTGGCGTATCTAACCCTCGATGCAGATGTGAAAGATGACTTTGTTGAAGATGAGCCAGCCCTGCAAGCTATGTTTGAATTAGCCAAGGTCCTACCCTCTTACCCCATTCTCTCAttcctctggtagcatcaagttCTCACAGCTCTGCATCCCAACACCACATTTACCCAGGCAGGAGGAGTTATGAGCCCAACTCCTCATCTCTGGGTTAGCACTGAGACACCTTAAGCTTGTTATCATCCTGGTATTCTCCTCAGGCTGAGGGAGGTTGCTCTTGCCTTTACTTTCAGCAACTTTAAGAGGTGTTCTTCCATGAAAGCCAAAAGCATCAAGATGTTGACAGCATCTGGTGAAACCACATCCTCTTTGGCTGTAAAAACTTCTGGTTTTCCAAGCCCCTGCTATAGTACCTGGGTACAAAGCTAGGGATAGGCCTATAGGGCTTCAGCTTAGGACTGCCACCATGGTGGTCTGCACAACAAGGGGACCTGTCCCCTGCCATGTCCTCTCCATCCTCTCATGTCTCTAtggctttatttttcctgtgcagACAAGTGACAAGACTATCTTGTATTCTGTGGCTTCTGCACTGGTGAATTGTACCAACAGCTATGATACCAAGGATCTGGTCCCAGAGCTGGTGCAACTGGCAAAATTCTCCAAGCAGCACGTGCCTGAGGAGCATCCAAAGGTAGGTTGTGTACAGACAGGGAACTGGGAGGAGATGCCCAAATCTGAGGACTTTCTTTGGTGTATCCCCCTGTCACAGACCTCAGGTCTCCTGGCTCCCAGCCTGCTAGGCTGAAATTGCTTTGCTATCCAACCAGGCTTGACTGTGGTCAGTGAGATGGCAGCTGCTAAGGGGCTAATCCTTTCCCAATGTTCCCCTCAGGACAAGAAGGATTTTGTTCTGAAGCGGGTGAAACGATTGCTGAAAGCTGGAGTTGTCTCTGCTTTGGCCTGCATGGTGAAGGCAGACAGTGCCATACTGACGGACCAGAGCAAGGAGCTCATAGCCAGGTGCCTTCATTGCTGTCATGGGCTGGGAGTGTTGGCCAGCCTTTGCACCCCTGGATGGGTGCCTGGCCTGGGCTGGTTCCGGGGGTGGTGCATTCTGCCTATGGGGGTGGAATGAAAGGAAGGtggaagaaagattttaaaagaaaggttTTCCTGAGCAACTTCATGAAAATCTTCACGCTGACCTTGCAGACAGCTTGCAAGGCTGTCTTGCTAGGATGCATTTTGAATCTCTAGTTCTCTAAATGCAGTCTTATGAGCCTGAAAACTCTTCACTCTGCCATTTGCTTCTTGCTAGAGTGCCCTGGGCACTAGGTTAAACGTCTGGAGTTTACCTGCTAGGTCTGGCTTCCCCACAGGGCCTTACCCTCCTCCCGTGAAGAAGGTTCATTGCCTTCCAGCATGGCTGTTTCACTAAGTGATACTGTGCTTTTACAGAGTGTTCCTTGCCTTGTGTGAAGACCCCAAGGACCGTGGGACTATTGTCGCTCAAGGTGGTGGAAAGGTGACTACTCTTATGTTTGTAGCCCATTCTGATGTGCAGTTAATGTCTGGGAGCCTGCAGTGTGGCTACAGTGAGGGAAGGTGGCGGAAAAGGAAGAGCTTAGTAGCCCTTGTGTCAGGACTGATACCTCAGTCCTATCTTTTTAAGCCAAAGAAGCAATCTTGAAACGACTGAGTTACAAGCTCTGGTGTGGTGCCTATTTGAGAACAAAAGCAAGACATCTTTGTGGACTACAGTCCAGTGGCGTTTCTCCTTCAGCCTTTAGGTTGAAGGCCTCTCCTCCAAAGCTTTAGGATATTTGTTACTCATTTTAGTATATCAAGTCCATCCTGTAAATCTTCTCTGAGGCATTTCATGCTTTACTCTGGTCACCAGGCCCTGATACCTCTGGCTGTGGAAGGCACAGATGTAGGCAAGATAAAGGCTTCTCATGCTCTGGCAAAAATCGCTGCCATCTCCAATCCAGACATTGCGTTCCCAGGGGAGAGGGTAAGTTAAAACAATCTTGGCAATTCCTTTAGCAAACAGAAATCACCAGGACCTGGGAGCTGGAAAAGCAGTGATATTGTTTCTATTTTTAGGTGTACGAGGTGGTGAGGCCCCTCGTGAGCCTGCTGAACACAGAGAGGGATGGCCTCCAGAATTACGAGGCTCTGTTAGGTCTCACTAACTTTTCAGGAAGAAGTGATAGACTTAGGTGAGTTCAACTACTTTTTgactttcttccttccctgcatACATCATCAGGAGTGAAGCGTTCTAGAAAAGCTGAGAATGAATATATCAGATCTGTTTCTGGGCTCTCAGTGTAGAGCTGCCAAAAGCCCTGATGCAACTCAGTCTGTTATGGAGCTTTTGGGGGcttctgcctcccccccgcccccccccccccaaaaaaaaacccccatctGTTTTACACATGCCAATTCCCTTAACCTCTTCTCAGAGTTTGTGGACaggattaatttttaaaacaactttagATTTTTATAAATTATATGTGTTTAATGCAAATTTTACAAAATTGGTCATTTTTCAcctatatttttcctctctcGCTTTGCCCTGGCTGTGCATTTCTCTGCCTCCTGTGCCAGCACTAACATTCATGTGGTCACCCAGCCTGAAAACAGACCagcaaaatactgatttttgttttccttgggtTACTTTCCCACCAAGTCAGTTCATTGACCTGAAAGTCCCTAGGACAGCACAAAGCTAGTGCTagggaagaggagggcaggacCATTGCTGCTAGACTTCATTCAT
Protein-coding sequences here:
- the UNC45B gene encoding protein unc-45 homolog B, translating into MEDPIQLKEEGNKYFQASDYEKAVQSYTRAIKLSKDRALQAVLYRNRAACFLKKEEYVKAASDASRAIDINASDIKALFRRSQALEKLGKLDQAFKDAQKCATIEPHNKNFQETLRRLGADIQEKLRIQFSTDMRVQKMFEILLDENSEKEKREKAANNLIVLGREEAGAERIFQNNGVNLLLQLIETKNAELILAAVRTLSGMCTGHKARATAILHYLGIDSICMWMSVDNEEISLAVCNLLQSIIDCFLGEGQEEHHGKEEALVLDTKKDLRMITTHLLDMLVSKKVSGQGRDRALNLLNKNIPRKDPKDHDNSRTTFVIDNGLKKILKVVGQIPEMPDCLPLTENTQLTASVLLNKLYDDLRCDPERDNYRVICEEYIKSKIDPQDMDKTLHAIQIVSGVLQGPFDLGNKLLGMKGVMEMMVALCGSEREIDQLVAVEALIHASTKLSRATFIISNGVTLLKEIYKKTKNEKIKIRALVGLCKLGSAGGTDYGLRQFAEGSTEKLAKQCRKWLCNTSIDTRTRKWAVEGLAYLTLDADVKDDFVEDEPALQAMFELAKTSDKTILYSVASALVNCTNSYDTKDLVPELVQLAKFSKQHVPEEHPKDKKDFVLKRVKRLLKAGVVSALACMVKADSAILTDQSKELIARVFLALCEDPKDRGTIVAQGGGKALIPLAVEGTDVGKIKASHALAKIAAISNPDIAFPGERVYEVVRPLVSLLNTERDGLQNYEALLGLTNFSGRSDRLRMKIVKERALPDIENYMFENHDQLRQAATECMCNLVVSKEVQERFVADGNDRLKLVVLLCGEDDEKVQIAAAGALAMLTAAQKKLCSKMTEVTTQWLEILQRLCLHDNVEVQHRGLVIAFNLMSADKGLAKKLVETELLEILTFIGKQEDDPKKQHIINVARDCLTRCMDYGLIKPLSGVKK